CCAGACCATGAAGGAATAGCCGATCACCGCAATGCAGGAATACCCTGCGAACAGCGGCACGAACGCGCCGGCATGCTTGCGGATGAAACCGAAGGCATCGCCGACGCCGGGAATTTCCTCCCCCTCGCCAGCGGCGAGCGTGCGTCGCGGTTCGCGCACGGTCACGGCGATAAGCAGGGCGACCAGCACGCCGGGCAATCCGATCGCGACGAACACGACCTGCCAGGGCTGGGAATCGGGCAGGAAAGGCAATTGCGCACCGGTGGCATAGGCCCAGTCGACCAGTTGCCCGCCAATCATTATCGCAAGCCCGCCGCCCAGCGTCGCACCGCAGGCGAAGATCGCCGTGGCGATGCCGCGCCGGGTCGGCGTGAAGTAATCGGCAATCATCGAATAGGCCGCCGGATTGAGGCTGGCTTCCCCCACCCCGATCAGCGCCCGCGCGGTGAACAGCCCGGCGAAGCTGCGCGCCAGGCCGCAGGCCGCGGTCGCCAGGCTCCACAACGTCATTCCCACGACAATCGCCCCGCGGCGTTCCCGCGTGTCGACCCAGCGCCCGAAGACGAACGCAAACAGCACGTAGGAACCAGCGAATGCCGCGCCCGCCAGAACGCTGACCTGCGTGTCGCTGAGCCCGAGGTCCGCCTTGACCGGTTCGATCAGCATGCTCAGCGCCAGACGATCGAGGAACGACAGCGCGCTCGCGATCATCAGGCATACGACGACGTAATAGGGATAGATGGCCTGCTGCCGCATTGTTCAGCCCCTTTTCGGCAAGGGTGCCGGTTCGGCATCCACGAAACGGTATTCGGGCGGCGAAGGCATTTCGCGCACCCGTTCGTCATAATCGTCATGTTCCAGCCTGAGCGCACGGATCATCGCGGCATTCGCGAGGAACATGCCGGCGACATATGTCAGCTCGACGATCTGTTCGTCGCTGAATGCCGTGCGCAGGCGAGCGAACAGGCGATCGGGCACGCGCCCGTGATCGAGCGCGAAACAATCGGCATAGGCCAGCACGGCGCGCTCGGTCGCGGTGAACGCATCGCTTGCCTGCCAGTCGGGCAGATCCGCCAGCGCGCCTTCCGTATAGCCGAGACCACGCAGGATCTTGATATGTTCGGAGAACATCCACCGGCACGAACTGGCCCAGCCGATCCGGGCTATCGCAAGCTCCATATAATGCAGCGGCAGCTTGCGCGCCCTGGTCTGTTTCAGATGAAAGCCGCGAACCAGATGTTCGAGGACATCGGGCGAATGCGCGAAAACCGCTTCGAAATTGCCCGGCGCGCCGGACGCGGTCTGGCCCGGTTCGGTCGCAGGATCGCGGCCGGGAAACTTGCGGTCGTACATATGCGCGACAAGCGGATCGGTTACGGCGCGCCGGCTGACCAGTGGGAGACGGGGCATTTTCAGCCGTCCCGCCCCGGGAGAGGCCATGCCGCCACTTCCCGCACGTGCGCCCCATGTCGTTGATCCGGCATAGCTTCCTCCCCCCGGCAAACGCCCTCGCCCTCAATCGGCCCGTGCGACAATTCCCCTGTCGACGAGGCTGGAAAATTCGCCCGATCCCAATCCGACGACGTCCATCAGGACACGCTCTGTATCGGCGCCCAGCGTGCGGGCGGGGCTGGGTTCCTGCCGGTCCAGGCCGGGCAGGGTCGCCATCGCCCCCGGCACGGCGTAACTTTCTCCGCTGGGCTGCGCGATCTGTGAGAAGAGGGGATTGTTGCCGACCATTTCGGGGTCGCGAACCGCCTGCTCCATGCGTTTGTAGGGCCCCCAGCAACAGCCTGCCGCGTCCAGCTGCTCCATCAGTTCGCCGCTATCGCGAGACGCCGCAGCCTGTTCGACCAGCGGGAACAGGGCGTCGCGATGGCGGAAACGTTCCCCTTCGTCGGTCGCGAACGACGTGCCCCGCTCCGCCTCGATCCGCGCGACCTGCTCTGCGATGTCCAGAACCGAAACAAGCCCTTTCCATTGGCGCGGCGTGATCGCCATCAGCATCAGCCGCTCGCCATCGCGGGTAACGAAATCGCGGCCGAATGCGCCGAACACCTCGTTGCCGTAGCGCTGGCGATCCCCGCCCTGCAGCGTTTCGGCCAGCTGGCCGAGATTGGCGATCGTCGCGATCCCCACATCCGCCAGCGGCACGCGCACTTCCTGCCCTTCCCCCGTCGCGTCGCGGTGCCGCAGCGCCGCGAGGGTGGCGAAGGCGGCATAGGCGCCGGTGAGAAGATCCCACGCGGGCAGGACGGCGTTGACCGGTTCTTCCCCCATGCTTTCGGGGCCAGTGATGAAGGGAATGCCAAGCGCCGATGCCACGGTGTAATCCAGCGCCGGCCCGCCGTCCGGCTTCCCCATAACGCGCGTCAGCACCAGATCGGGGCGCAAGGCAGACAGCTTTTCCCACGACAGGAAGCCGTTCACCGGGAAATTGGTCAGGAAGACACCTGCCTGCTTCCCCGGCTGGGTGGCGATCCGCGTCAGCAACTCGCGCCCTTCCGGGGCGGACAGGTCGATCGCCACCGACAGTTTGCCCTTGTTCAGCCCTTCCCAATAGAAGCTGCCGCCGCCCGGCGCCCTGGGCCAGCGGCGATAGTCGGGCCCGCCGCCAACCTGATCGACGCGAATGACCTCCGCCCCCATCTGCGCCAGATAGAGCCCGGCAGTCGGGCAGGCGACGAAGGACGATGCCTCCACCACGCGCAGCCCCGGCAACAGCGAATACATTGGCGTTCGGCTCCTCTCGTCGTTCCGTGCCGTTTGTCGTTCCGGGCCGCCACTGGCGACCCGCCGCAAACTCAGTTTCCGGTGAATTCGGGCCTGCGTCGTTCGAGGAAGGCGGTCACGGCCTCCTCGTGATCCCGGGTTTCGTGGACCGCGGCCTGATAGGCAGCGGAAAGATTGAGCACGGTGCCCAGCGAAGCGTCCTGCGCCTCGCGCAGGAGCCGCTTGGTCAGGCGCACCGCACGCGGCGGGTTGGCGGCAATTTCTGCCGCGATTTCCTGCGCGGCGGGCATCAGCTCGCCTGGTTCGACCACGCGGCTGACCAGGCCCCAGTCGAGTGCGGTCGCTGCGTCGATCGCGCGTCCGGTCAAAGCCATCTCGGTGGCGCGCGACCAGCCGACGACGCGGGGCAGCAACCAGGCCCCGCCATCGCCGGGGACGAGGCCCACCTTGACGAAGCTTTCGGCGAATTTCGCACCGCTGGTGCAAATGCGGATGTCGCACATGCAGGCAAGATCGCACCCCGCGCCGATCGCGGGGCCGTTCACCGCCGCAATCACGGGCACTTCCAGCGACTGGAAGGCAAGCGGCAGCCGCTGAATGCCATCACGATAATTGCGCACGGTTTCCGCCGGCTGGTTGCCGCGCAAGCCCTTGCCCGGCCCCATTTTCGACAGGTCTCCGCCCGATGAGAACGCCGTCCCCGCTCCGGTCAGGATGACCGCCCGGACCCCGACATCGCGATCGGCCGCCTCCAGAGCGGCCAGAAGCGCATCGATCATGCCATTGTCGGAGATCGGATTGCGCAAGTCCGGCATATTGAGAGTGATCGTGGCCACGCCTTCGCCCTGATCAACCACTACTAGCGCCATCTTGTCTCCCCTATCTGATTTCAGCTTGCATATTGCATGCAACCCTGCAGTGCAAGAAGCAACTCCCCCACCATCGCGCACCCCCGCCCTGCCGCATATCGCGCGGAATTCCGCCATAATCGAGGGGCCCGCGCCGAATCCCCGAGGCACCGCCTGTTTACGCGCCTTGTCAGGCATTTTTGCATGCGAAGGCGGTAAACTTCCTCCGATAAGCGCAACATCCCTGCAATGCCTATTGCCAGGCCGGAGACAATTAACGCGTTTTATCAATGGTATGCCTGAAAACCGCTCGCCACGAGGTTGGACGGCGCGCATAAACTTGCATGCAATTCTGTTTTTGGATACTGTTTGCCTCAGCCGACATCGAGATCGGCCGGGAGTCTGGGTGAAGTGATGGCGCGAGCGCTCAACATTGCATGCAACAGGTGCAACAGGCTCCGGTCTGGGATTTGCCTGTGACGCATCGGTTCGAGGGCAAGGTGGTCGTCATCACCGGCGCCGGCCGGCCCGGCGGGATCGGCGAAGCGATTGCCCGGCGTGTAACCAGCGAAGGCGGCCGGTGCGCCTTGCTCGACCTGTGCCGCGACAACCCGCAGGTCCCGCGCGAAAGCTTCGCCAGCATGGCCTCGCTCAGCCAGGTCGCGGCGGATCTGGGTGAACACGGCCACCCCGGCATCGCGGTCCGCTGCGACGTGACCGACGAGGGCGAGGTTCGCGATGCAATGCAGCAGGTTCGCGCCGAACTGGGCGGAATCGACGTGCTTTATGCCAATGCCGGCGGCGGCACCGGGGCCGGGCCGGTCGACCAGACCTTGGTCAGCGACCTTTCGCGCGAGGCCTGGGATTATACCGTCCAGCTCAGCCTGACTTCGGTCTTTCTCTGCGCGAAGCACGCCGCCCCTGCCCTGCGCGAACGGGGCGGCGGCGCGATCGTCAGCACGACTTCGATCAGCGCCTATCACGGCGTCCCCGGCCTTTCGGCCTATTCGGCAGCCAAATATGCGGTGACCGCGCTGACTCGCGATCTCGCGCTGGAACTGGCCGATGCCGGCATCAGCGTGAACGCCTTCGCACCGGGCATCACGCTGACCCCTTACGTGCGGCAACGGTACGAAACGCTCGCGAGCCAGAGCCCGGACGCGTCCGCGCAGGACTTGCTCGATGATTTCGTGGCTTCGCGCATCCCGCTCGGGCGCGCGGCGGAACCGGCCGAAATGGCCGCCGTCGCAGCGTTCCTGGGCAGCGGCGATGCCAGCTTCATGACCGGCCAGACCCTGTTCGTGGACGGAGGAATGCGGGTCTGACGACCCAGCCAACAAAGGGCGGCAGCGAAAACAGCCGCCACATCGGGAGGTAAGGAAATGAAAGACATGAAGCCTATTGCATTGTTAGCAGGCGCCAGCCTGATCGCCATCGCATGCCCCGCGGCGGCGCAGGACGGTACGCAGACCGGTCCTGACAGCCCCGCGACGACAGCCGAAACGACCCCGCGCGCGCCGGGCGAGATTATCGTCACCGCCCAGCGGCGCGAGCAGTCGCAGCAGGACGTGCCGGTTTCGATCTCCGTCGTATCATCCGAAGCGCTGGCCCAAAGCAATCTTACCACCATTGCCGACGTGCAGTTCCTTGCCCCCGGCGTGAACTACAACGCCAACTTCGGCGGCGGGTTCAACATTCGCGGCGTGGGCACGCAATCGCTGCTGATGTCGGCCGAACAGTCGGTTGCGCTGATTATCGACGATGTCATCCAGGGCCTGCCCGAAGTTTCCTTCGCCGGGCCGAGCTACCAGTCGCTCGTCGATATCGAGCGGATCGAGGTGCTCAAGGGTCCGCAGGGGACCCTGTTCGGCAAGAACAGCTCCGCCGGGGTCATCCAGATAATCACCGCCAATCCCAAGCTGGGGCAGCGCACGCTCGACGGATCGCTGTCCTACGCGACGAAGAACGAGGTGAATGCGGAATCGGTCATCAATCTTCCCCTGGGCGAAACCGCGGCGCTGCGGGTCGCAGGCGGGCTCCAGCGGCGCGACGGTTTCGTGCAGGATCTCTTCAGCGGTGAGGATCGCTGGGCTTACGAACGCTATTCGGTGCGCGGCAAGCTGTTGTGGGAACCCACGGCCGATCTCAGCGTGCTGCTGACGGGCGAATACCGGTACCTGACCGACAACGCCAACGGCCTGTGGACTTTCCGCAATTGCGGCAGCGGCTTCGGCGCGTTCAACCCTTGCGAAGAAGTGGAACCGTACGGCATCGAAGCCGGACCGGAAAACCTCGAGGTCGCGACCGACGGGCAAAGCTATACCCGGCAGAAAGCCTATGCGTTCAGCGGGCGGGTCGATTACGATCTCGGCAACGCGACGCTGACCTCGATCACCGCCTATCGCCACCTGCGCCAGCCGATCTCGCTCGATACCGATGTCACGCCCAGCGCGATCTATTCGCGGAACGAGAATATCTCCGGTGGCACGCAGTTCACGCAGGAACTGCGGGTGAACGGCGATGCCGGCATCTTCAACTACACGCTCGGCGGGTTCTTCTACGATGCGCGACCGTTTCAGAAGGGCATGAACGGCGGAACGCTGGGCTTCCTTCCCGACGATACCGAAACGCTCGTATCGCTCAACGCTATCGGGCCATATTCGGGTGACGGGTATGGATCATGGGTCAAGGCCAAGATCAGAAGCTATGCCCTGTTCGGCCAGGTCGAAGCGGCGGTCACGCCTGACCTGACCCTGATTGCCGGCGGCCGCTACACCCACGACGACGTGCGCCAGGTGATCGATTATTTCGATGTGCCGTGGCTGTGCCGCGTGACGTTCGCCTTCGGGCAATCCTGCCACGGGCTGTCACTGCCGCTGTCATCGGGCGAATCGCGCGTGAAGGCGAGCAAGTTCACGTACAAACTGACGGCCAAGTACGACATCACGCCCGACATCAACGTCTATGCGACATATGCCACCGGCTACAAAGGCCCGATGATTTCGCACCCGGCCAACCAGCCGCAGCTCCTGCTTCGCCCCGAATTGTCGAAATCCTACGAGCTGGGCCTGAAAGGCGAACTGTTCGATCGCGCGCTCGCCTTCAACCTTGCGCTGTTCAAGGTCGATTACGACGATTTCCAGGGCCAGCAGCGCGTGGGCGTCGCGCCGACGTTTTATTACACCACCACGAATGCAGGCGGACTGCAGACCAAGGGGGTGGAAGCCGATATGGCCTGGCGCGCAACGCCGGAACTGACCCTGGCCGGGAACGTCGCCTACATCCCGACCAAGTTCACCGAGTTCGCGGTGCAATGTTACGACCGCTACACCAACCCGGCGACCACGCCGGGCGAGTGCAATTACGTTCAGCCCGGCCTGCCCGCGGGGACGCCGCCGCAGTTCAATGCGGCCGGATATCCGCTGACATATTCGCCCAAGTGGACCTGGGGCCTGCGCGGCAATTACGAAACCGATGTCGGCAACGATCTGACGTTCAACGCCAGCGCATCGTTCAGCTATCGGTCGAGCACTTATGGCGTCGTCGCCGACGACAATTCGATCAATCCCGGATACGGCCTGCTTAACGGGCAGATCAGCATCGGGCGTTATGACGATCGCTGGCGGCTGTCGGTCTTCGCCCGGAACCTGCTCGACAAGTATTTCGTAGCCGGCATCTTCCGTACGCCGCTGGATTCGGGGACGGACAATTCGACGCCGCTGTCCACGATCGGTTATTCCAACATTCCGGCGATGGATTCCAGCCGGACGGTGGGCATCAAGCTCAGCTACTCCTTTGGCAACTGAGCTACGAACCGAACCTGCCGTTCCCGATGCGGGCGCGGCAGGTTCACCGGCCGCGGGCGGAACGCGGTGGATGCTGGCGCTGCTGACGGTCGGTTTCGGCCTGAACCTGCTCGACCGGCAGATCATCAACATCCTGTCCGAACCGATCAAGCGCGATCTGGGGCTGGCCGACTGGCAACTGGGTGCGCTCAGCGGACTGTCGTTTGCGCTTCTCTACAGCGTCGCGGCCCTGCCCATTGCCCGCTTTGCCGACCGTTCGAACCGGGTGCGCGTGATCGGGATCGCGATTCTGACATGGAGCGCATTCACCGCCGCGACCGCATCGGCGACCAGTTTCGTCCAGATGCTGCTGTTGCGGATAGGCGTCGGGATCGGCGAAGCGGGCGGTGCGCCCCCCTCTCAGGCGCTGATCGCCGACAGCGTGCCGCCCGAAAAGCGTTCCGGCGCATTGGCCGTGTTCGCCCTGGGCGCGCCGGTGGGTGCAGCGGTGGGGCTGATCGGCGGCGGCATTCTGGAAGGCATCATCGGCTGGCGCTGGACGATGGTCTGCGCCGGCGTACCGGGGCTGATAATCGGGGGGCTGGTCCTGCTTACCCTGCGCGACGACAGGCCCCGCGTGGCACCGTCGGGCGTGAAAGCGCCGGGCCTGTTCGCCTCGCTCGGGATGCTGCTTTCGCGGCGGACATTCACGCTGATCGCCCTGGGCGGCGCCTTCCTGAGCTTCTGCAATTACGGCGCGATGGCATTCGCAGGCTCGTATTACCTCAGGCTCCATTCCGCCGAACTGGCGGAACTGGGCGAACAGTTCGGCCAGCAGCCGCTGGGCATCATCGGGCTAGGTCTCGGCCTGTTCGGCGCCAGCGGCGGTGCGCTCGGCGCGCTGGTGGGCGGACGCCTGGGCGACCGTTTCGGTGCACACGACTTGCGCGCACTGGCGCTTATCCCGGCAGTCGGTTCGGTGCTTGGCACCGTGGCCTACGTCGCGATGTTCACGGTCGACAGCGCGGCCCTGTCGCTGGTGATTTTCGCCGTCGCCGCGTTCTTCACCAGCGTGTGGTACGGCCCGGGCAATCTGGCCATGCAACGCCTCGCAGGGCCAGGTGCCAAGGCCATGGCACTGGCGGTCGCCCTGTTCATCAACAGCGCAATCGGGTTGAGCTTCGGCCCCCTGCTGATGGGGGTGGCGAGCGATCTGTTCGCGCCATCGCTGGGCGAAGGCGAAGGGTTGCGCGCCGGGATCCTCGTGGGGCTGTCGGCCGGCCTTCTGTCGGGGCTTCTCTACTGGCTTGCGAGCCGTTCCATCAAGACGGAGATCGCGCAGGCGGAAGGGGGCGCGGCATGAAGCTGGAAGGATGCGGCGTCCTGATCGCGGGGGGAGGATCGGGCCTTGGCCTGGAAAGCGCGAAGCTGCTGCGGTCGCGCGGGGCGCAGGTCGGCGTGCTCGATCTGGAGAAAGGCGACTGGGATGGCCCCTATGCGCAGGCCGACGTTGCCGACGAAGACGCGGTAGGCAGAGCGTTCGATGCCCTGAGCGCGGAAACCGGCACGATACGGGTTCTGCTGAACACCACCGGTATCGGGCATTCCGGGCTTTCGGCAGGGCCCGACCGCAAAGTTACCGCCGCGGGATTTCGCCGCACGCTGGAAGTGAACACGCTGGGCAGCTTCATCCTGGCGCAGGCGATGGCCGAACGCCTGATCGGATCGCAGCCGGACGAACACGCGGAACGCGGGGTAATCGTCAACACATCCTCCATCGTCGCGTTCGAGGGGCAGATCGGCACCGCTGCCTATGCCGCCGCCAAAGGGGGGATCAATGCGATGACCCTGCCCCTGGCACGGGAATTCGCGCGTTACGGCATCCGGGTGGTCGCGATTGCGCCGGGGATTTTCGAAACGCCGATGTTCTCGAAAGCGCGCGGGCCGATGGTTGACTGGCTGCGCGATCAGGTGATCTTCCCCAACCGCCCGGGCGACGCAGTTGAATTCGCCGAAATGGTGGCGCATATCTGCCGGAACAGAATGCTGAATGGCACAGTCATTCGACTTGATGGCGCATATCGCGTCCCGCCCGGCCAACATGACTGGTGGGTCGACTGAAGAAATTGGGAGACGGGGTTCCTTGGTCAAAGCGGTCGATATCGCCTACGAAACTATCCGTGACGGGATACGGAACGGAACCTATCCTCCGGGGTCGCATCTGACGGCGCAGGCGCTTGCCGAAGCGTCGGGCTTCAGCAGAACCCCCGTGCGCGAGGCGATGCGCCGGCTGCATGCCGAGGCGCTGATTCATTTCATCCCCAATCGCGGCGCATTCGTCGCGACCTGGAGCAAGCGCGAGATCGAACAGATCTACGACTTGCGCATCCTGCTCGAAAGTTTCGCCGCGAGCGAGGCGGCGATGAACATTGTCGATGATCAGTTGACGCGGTTGCGCGAAATCGCGCAGCGGATGCACGCCATCACCCAGTCGGCCAAGCCGGAGGTGGAAGCCGTCACCGATCTCAACGACGAATTTCACAAGCTGGTGCTGGATGCCAGCGGCAATGTCCGTCTGCGGAACCTGCTCGGCACGATCGTGGAGATCCCGCTGGTCCTCAATACGTTCCGATCCTACTCGCTGGACCAGATCCGGCGGTCGGCGGCCCAGCACCTGGAACTGACCGATGCGTTCGCAGCGCGCGATCCCGAATGGGCCGCAGCGATCATGACGGCCCATATCCGTTCCGCCCGGCAGACCTTGATGTCGAGCAGCGACGTCCAGTATCCGATGTTGGACGCGGTGGACGGCGATACCGCAGAAGACTTGTGACCCCCACGGCCTAGCGGGCCGCCTTGTGCGCCATGGCCCCGGTCGCGGCCGAATCGTGATAGGCATCCATTCGCTCGATCCTGCCGTCCCGAACTGTGCAGATGCAGCAGCAGCGATCCTCTATCGTCGGCCCATCCGGCATCGCAACCACAAGCGTGTGTTGCTGGACGAACCCGTCCGCCGTCGCGCTGCGCCGAATGTCGCGATAGGCAAACAGCCGCGCGCTCTCGCGAATGGTGCGCAGATTGCGGATCGTGGTCGGAATATCGGTGAAGCTATTATCGGTATTGTGCCACACCCGCGCATCATCGGCGAAAATGGTCCGCAGATCCTCAAGATCGCCATTCTCCACTGTATCGAACAGGCGGCGGGCGGCATCGAGGGGTTCGTTCTTCTCGATCATCGGCGCATCCTCGTTGATACAGGCGATCCAGGGCTGGATTTTCGCGGGGCAGAGGCGGCGATCACAGATGCCCGCAGATCGCGCTTGATCACTTTGCCGGCTGCGTTGCGTGGCAGCGCACTGCAACTGAAAGTGACACGTTCCGGTATCTTGAAGGCGGAAAGGCGATTGGACAGGGCATCGCGAATATCCCGTTCGGTCAATGCGCTGTTCTGCCCCACGACGACGCTGGCGGCGACGATTTCCCCCATCACCGTGTCGGGCACACCGAAGACGGCGCAATCCAGCACGCCCGGGATTCGGGCAATGGCGGCTTCCACTTCCGCACAATAGACGTTTTCGCCGCCGCGAATGACGATGTCCTTCTTCCGGTCGAGAACGAACAGGAAGCCTTCCTCATCCATCCGCACGATGTCGCCTGTCCGATACCAGCCATCGGACAGGACGCGGGCCGTGGCCTCTTCCTCCCCCCAATAACCGCCGAACACCTGCGGTCCGCGAACCCACAGCTCCCCCGCCGTGCCGCGCGGGACGTCGCATCCCGCATCATCGACGACCCGCACATCGCAGCAGGGCACAGCCGTTCCCACGCTGTCGGGCCGTTCCAGCAGATCCTCGTGACTGTTCGACGCCACCAGCGAGGATGTTTCGGTCGCGCCATACCCCTGAGCCGGGGCCGCGCCCGGAAACCGGGATATCACCCCTTCGGCCAGGTCCGATGCCGCAGGCGAGCCACCGTAAGTCACGGTATGCACCGATTCCAGCCCCTTCGTTCCCCCGGCGGGCAGCCGCTGGACGAGCTGGACGACCAGCGTCGGAACCAGGATCAGGATATTGACCTGTTCGCGCTGGATCAGGGCAAGCGCCTCGTCCAGATTCCAGCGGTACATCAACATCAGGCGATTGCCCCGCGACAGGGCGGGGATCAGCGCCGAATGCAGCCCGGTCACGTGGAACAGCGGCAGGGGGAGGAGAACCGTCTGCTGACCGGCAGGCCTGTCGCGCGGGGGCCAGGTGTCGCCCCGGCGCAGCGCCGCGCGTGCAACACGGTACTGGGTATTGGCCAGATTGGTCAGCACCATGCGGTGCGTCGTCAGCGCCCCCTTTGCCGCCCCGGTCGTGCCGGAAGTGAACGAGATCGCGACCGGATCGTCCGGCGTCAGCTTTCTGTCCGGCGCCGGCAGTGGCGCAAGCGCGCCCCAGCTGGCGACCGGCCCCACCAATTGCTCGAAACTTCCGGTTCCGCCGCCGGCCCGCACGCTGATTTGCTGGGCGGAACAGGTCTGCCCGGCCAGCCGTTCCAGACGCTCGGCGTCGGCCGCGACGACTTTCGCTCCGCTCGCGTCGATCATCGCAGCAAGGTTTTCACCGGTCTCCCAGGCGTTCAACGGCACCAGGACCGCACCGATAGCCATCGCAGCGAACGCGCAAACCGACCATTCGGGATAATTGCGCATGGCAACAGCGACCCGGTCGCCCTTCGCCACTCCGAAATCTTCCGCCAAAGTCCGGCCGAATGCCTGAACGGCGCGCCAATGCGCTTCGAACGTGACACGCTCTTCGCGATAGATCAGAAATTCGCGGTCGCCATACGCGCGACTGTCATCGATGACCCGGCGCATATCGCGCGGTCCGTGGACGTAGGTGCGCAAGGTGCGCCCGCCGATCGCTTCCGATCGCATTTCCCAGGGCGCGCCCGGTGCCGTCAGCGCTGCCTCGGCTTCGGCAATGGTGCAGGCCGGCCATGATCGATCGGCTGTCACGATCCTGCCCCCGCCCGCAAGGCATTGTCCCAGGCGGTTTGCGCCAGAGGCTCCACCCGATCCTGGGCACGCAAGGCGCGTTCGTTGTTCGCCTGTCCGCGCGCGGCGCGCCCCGCCACGCCCTGAAGGATGGCCGCCAGCCGAAACAGGTTGAATGCGATGTACCATTCGATCGGGCGATCGAGCTGGCGCCCGGTCGCGGAAAGGTAGCGATCCAGCGCCTGCTCCATCGTCGGGATACCCGATGTTGCGAAATCGACCGTATCCATCGCGATCCTTTCGCCGGGCGGCATGCGCCACATCATCAGAAAATAGGTGAGATCGGCAATCGGATCGCCCAGCGTGCACAGTTCCCAGTCGAGCACCGCAGCGACCGCGGGCCTGTCCGGGGTCAGGACCATATTGTCGATCCGATAATCGCCGTGCACGATCCGCGGCGCCACCTCGGGCGGGGGGGCTTCGGCCAGCCAGTCGATCAGGCGTTCCATCTCCGCCTGATGTGGCGGATCGGACGCGCGATACTGCTTGGCCCAGCGCGCGATCTGACGCTCGAAATAGTTTCCGGCCCGGCCGAAATCCCCAAGACCCACGGCCTCCGGCTCGAACCGGTGCAGGGCGGCGAGAGTATCGATCTGGGCATTGTAGATTGCAGTGCGCTGCTCCGCCGTCTGGTCGGGAAGTTTCGGGTCCCAGAGTACCCGGCCTTCCACCAGTTCCATCAGAAAGAAGGCGGAGCCGATGACAGCGTCATCCTCGCACAACCCATAAACCTGCGGAACGGGAAAGCCCCGCGGGCCAAGCGCCGCCATCACTTCGTATTCGCGCTCTACCGCATGGGCGGATCGAAGCAGAACACCCGGCGGTTTGCACCGCAGGACATAATCGCGCACCGGCGTCGCGACGCGGAACGTCGGATTGGACTGCCCCCCGGCGAAGCGTTCCAGCCGGATCGGCCCCGCATGATCCGCAATCGTTGCAGCCATCCAGATGCCGAGACGATCGACCGCCTCCGCGTCGATCTGGCCGGCAGACGTTGCCGGAGGCCCGGCACTGGCGACGGAGGCCTGCATCCTCACTCTCTCCCAATTGCGATCGGAGGAGCTTGCCACCCCTCCTGACAACAATGCTCTTGCCATTTGCATGCAATTTAGTCAAAGCTTGTTGTGTCGATGCGGTCGGAACGGTTGATCGGCACAGATCGAAAGCGGGTTGTACATGGCGGGGGATATTTTGAGTTTCACCACGAAAATCACGCTTTCTCGCCCTGTTCCCTGCCTCGCAGATGGTTTCGGGATCGCTCGCGCCGGCCATCGTCGCGATGCCGGGGCTGAAAGTGTGTGGATGCAAAACAGAAGCAAAAATGCATCCGATCTGACCCGATTCGCGGTTCTGTCAGCACAGGATCAGGCGCAGT
The nucleotide sequence above comes from Pelagerythrobacter marensis. Encoded proteins:
- a CDS encoding class I adenylate-forming enzyme family protein → MTADRSWPACTIAEAEAALTAPGAPWEMRSEAIGGRTLRTYVHGPRDMRRVIDDSRAYGDREFLIYREERVTFEAHWRAVQAFGRTLAEDFGVAKGDRVAVAMRNYPEWSVCAFAAMAIGAVLVPLNAWETGENLAAMIDASGAKVVAADAERLERLAGQTCSAQQISVRAGGGTGSFEQLVGPVASWGALAPLPAPDRKLTPDDPVAISFTSGTTGAAKGALTTHRMVLTNLANTQYRVARAALRRGDTWPPRDRPAGQQTVLLPLPLFHVTGLHSALIPALSRGNRLMLMYRWNLDEALALIQREQVNILILVPTLVVQLVQRLPAGGTKGLESVHTVTYGGSPAASDLAEGVISRFPGAAPAQGYGATETSSLVASNSHEDLLERPDSVGTAVPCCDVRVVDDAGCDVPRGTAGELWVRGPQVFGGYWGEEEATARVLSDGWYRTGDIVRMDEEGFLFVLDRKKDIVIRGGENVYCAEVEAAIARIPGVLDCAVFGVPDTVMGEIVAASVVVGQNSALTERDIRDALSNRLSAFKIPERVTFSCSALPRNAAGKVIKRDLRASVIAASAPRKSSPGSPVSTRMRR
- a CDS encoding phosphotransferase family protein; the encoded protein is MQASVASAGPPATSAGQIDAEAVDRLGIWMAATIADHAGPIRLERFAGGQSNPTFRVATPVRDYVLRCKPPGVLLRSAHAVEREYEVMAALGPRGFPVPQVYGLCEDDAVIGSAFFLMELVEGRVLWDPKLPDQTAEQRTAIYNAQIDTLAALHRFEPEAVGLGDFGRAGNYFERQIARWAKQYRASDPPHQAEMERLIDWLAEAPPPEVAPRIVHGDYRIDNMVLTPDRPAVAAVLDWELCTLGDPIADLTYFLMMWRMPPGERIAMDTVDFATSGIPTMEQALDRYLSATGRQLDRPIEWYIAFNLFRLAAILQGVAGRAARGQANNERALRAQDRVEPLAQTAWDNALRAGAGS